From the Xylanibacillus composti genome, the window GCCTGCTTTTTGGAAAAGGGTTTTGCGGCGACAAGGATTGAAGATATTGTGAAGCGTGCCGGATTCACGAGAGGCGCGTTTTATTTTCATTTCAAGACGAAAGAGGAGGTGTTCTTTCGAATACTGGAACTGCGCGCCAGCCTTAGGAGCGGTTGGACTGAAGTTCCCCGCCAATACAGGGTAGAAGAAACAACGCTGGAGCAAGTATTGGCCAAGTGCCTGCATGAACTGGAAAGCAGAATGAAGGATCAACGGAAATGGTTCATGGTTCTAATCGATTTCTACATGCAGACGAAGGAGGATCCGGAAGCCCGCAGCAAGCTAAGGGAGCACTATCGGGCATGGATCGTAGAGATTGCGGAGTTTGTCGATGTTTTGAAAGAGGGGGGCTGGATTTCGAAGGATACAGACAGCCGCCAGGTCGCCGCTCAAATGTGGGCATTTGCCGAAGGCTACTCAGCGACTACGTTTTTATTTGGAGAGTTTGACCCGGACACGTTGCTTTCGGGATTCATGAAGCTGCTGAAATGACAAGCGAAAAGCACCGTTGAAACGACACGTATTGACGGTACTTTTTTGCCCTGTTAAAATAAATACATCTGTGTATGAATTATAGTTTTGCGTGGTTGAGATAATGGCGCTTTCATAGTCTCTCGGAATAAGCAGAGGTTGGCGGGGAGATCACTGCGAGACTAGCAGCTGGCATCCGACTGCATCGGCGATCACCGAGAGTCAATATCCGAAAGAGAGGATTCGGGATGATTGGGTTGCGTTTTAGGTATAAGAGGATATGTCGCCAGTTCGTTCAGACGATAAGCTTGCTCGCGATGGTGACAAGCATCATGGCGCCATTCCATGCCGGCTCGGCATACGGTGCGCCTGTGAACATCGGCAGCAGCACGGTGATGCTTGCAGCGGGCGCTGCTCACAGCTTGGCGCTCAAAAAGGACGGTTCCGTTGTGGGTTGGGGAATGAATGCGCAAGGTCAAGCGACGGTGCCGGCGGAAGCGCAGTCCGGGGTGAGTGCGATTGCAGCGGGATGGAATTATTCCTTGGCGCTGAAAGAGAATGGCGCCATTGTGGGTTGGGGAAGCAATCAATTTGGTCAATTGATAGTGCCGGCAGAAGCGCAGTCGGACGTGGTGGCGATTTCTGCCGGATACAGACATTCTCTGGCGCTGAAAGAGGATGGATCTGTTGTGGGTTGGGGAGATAATTTTGCTGGTTCATCGACGCCGCCAGACGAAGCGAAGTCAGGCGTGGTGGCGATAGCAGCGGGATTTGATTATTCTCTGGCGCTGAAGGAGGACGGCAGCGTTGTAGCGTGGGGATGGAATCTATATAATCAGACAGCAGTGCCGGTAGAAGCGCAGTCCGGTGTAGTCGCGATAGCAGCGGGAAATGGTCATTCTCTGGCGCTGAAGGAGGACGGCGCCGTTGTGGGTTGGGGAGCGAATGGGCAAGGTCAAGCGACGGTGCCGACAGAAGCGCAGTCGGGCGTGGTGGCGATAGCAGCGGGAAGTACTCATTCTCTGGCACTGAAGGAAGATGGCACTGTTGTGGCGTGGGGATCCAATGAGTGGTGGCAGACGGCAGTGCCAGTGGAAGCGCAGTCCGGTGTGGTGGCGATAGCAGC encodes:
- a CDS encoding TetR/AcrR family transcriptional regulator; the encoded protein is MGKNKFQIKREATLKQLIEAGLACFLEKGFAATRIEDIVKRAGFTRGAFYFHFKTKEEVFFRILELRASLRSGWTEVPRQYRVEETTLEQVLAKCLHELESRMKDQRKWFMVLIDFYMQTKEDPEARSKLREHYRAWIVEIAEFVDVLKEGGWISKDTDSRQVAAQMWAFAEGYSATTFLFGEFDPDTLLSGFMKLLK